A section of the Saccopteryx leptura isolate mSacLep1 chromosome 4, mSacLep1_pri_phased_curated, whole genome shotgun sequence genome encodes:
- the ZKSCAN5 gene encoding zinc finger protein with KRAB and SCAN domains 5 isoform X2, giving the protein MIMTESGEVIDLDPPAETSQEQEDLLIVKVEEEDCTWMQEYNPPVFETFYQRFKHFQYHEASGPREALSQLRVLCCEWLRPELHTKEQILELLVLEQFLTILPEEFQTWVREHHPESGEEAVAVVENIQRELEERRQQIVACPEALSQKMVPPGALQESFSHQLLSLDPQPEQEPQKPHLLEENALPALQVSSLPLKDSQELTTSLLSAGSQLVKIEDMADVAVSFILEEWEHLDQSQKSLYRDGRKENYESITSMDYESRNDNMELIVKQISDEANSHWMTSGNTERNVPQSQEFVEVSDLHGMVERWQVNPSVGTSRQNPSQKRDLGAITDINHKQNTNAERGHKCNDCGKFFLQASNFIQHRRIHTGEKPFKCGECGKSYNQRVHLTQHQRVHTGEKPYKCQVCGKAFRVSSHLVQHHSVHSGEKPYGCTECGKNFGRHSHLIEHLKRHFREKSQRCSDKRSKNTKLNVKKISEFSEADTELSGRIQKNASQVQDFGEDKLDRKQGIPMKEILGQPSSKRINFNEVTYVNKKSTGERPHKCNECGKSFIQSAHLIQHQRIHTGEKPFRCDECGKSYNQRVHLTQHQRVHTGEKPYTCHLCGKAFRVRSHLVQHQSVHSGERPFKCNECGKGFGRRSHLAGHLRLHSREKSHQCHECGEIFFQYVSLIEHQVLHMGQKNEKNGICEEAYSWNLTVIEDKKIELQEQPYKCDICGKAFNFSSDLIQHYRTHTVEKTCKCDICRENVGQCSHIKQRQKPYSNMKSHQCNECGRGFTLKAHLNQHQRIHTGEKPFQCKECGMSFTWSCSLFKHLRSHERTDSITTLSV; this is encoded by the exons ATGATAATGACAGAATCTGGGGAAGTTATAGACTTGGATCCTCCAGCTGAGACTTCACAAGAGCAAGAAGACCTTCTTATAGTGAAGGTGGAAGAAGAAGACTGCACCTGGATGCAGGAGTACAATCCACCAGTGTTTGAGACTTTTTACCAGCGCTTCAAGCACTTCCAGTACCATGAGGCATCAGGCCCCCGGGAGGCACTCAGCCAGCTCCGGGTGCTCTGCTGTGAGTGGCTGAGACCCGAGTTGCACACCAAGGAGCAGATCCTGGAGCTGCTGGTGCTGGAGCAGTTCCTGACCATCCTTCCTGAGGAGTTCCAGACCTGGGTGAGAGAACATCATCCAGAAAGTGGAGAAGAGGCTGTGGCTGTGGTAGAAAATATACAGCGGGAACTAGAGGAGCGCAGACAACAG ATTGTGGCGTGTCCTGAAGCCCTTTCTCAGAAGATGGTGCCACCAGGAGCTCTGCAGGAGTCCTTCAGTCACCAGCTCCTGTCTCTGGACCCCCAGCCTGAACAAGAGCCACAGAAGCCTCATCTTCTGGAGGAAAATG CCCTTCCTGCTCTCCaagtttcttcccttcccttgaaGGACAGCCAGGAGCTGACAACCTCACTTCTTTCAGCTGGGTCCCAG TTGGTGAAAATTGAAGATATGGCTGATGTAGCTGTTTCCTTCATCCTGGAGGAATGGGAACATTTGGACCAGTCCCAGAAGTCTCTCTATAGGGATGGCAGGAAGGAGAATTATGAGAGTATTACCTCCATGG ATTATGAGTCCAGGAATGACAATATGGAACTCATAGTAAAGCAGATTTCTGATGAAGCCAACTCGCACTGGATGACATCGGGAAACACTGAAAGAAATGTTCCCCAAAGTCAAGAGTTTGTAGAAGTTAGTGACCTTCATGGCATGGTAGAAAGGTGGCAGGTAAACCCCAGTGTGGGGACATCAAGGCAGAACCCTTCCCAAAAAAGAGATCTTGGTGCTATCACGGACATTAACCATAAGCAAAACACAAATGCCGAGAGAGGTCACAAATGTAATGATTGCGGCAAATTTTTCCTTCAAGCTTCAAACTTTATTCAACATCGGCGAATCCACACCGGAGAAAAACCGTTTAAGTGTGGTGAATGTGGGAAAAGCTATAATCAGCGTGTGCACCTTACTCAGCATCAGCGAGTCCACACTGGTGAGAAACCCTATAAATGCCAGGTGTGTGGAAAAGCCTTCCGTGTGAGCTCCCACCTTGTCCAGCATCACAGTGTGCACagtggagagaaaccctatggaTGTACCGAATGTGGTAAAAACTTTGGTCGCCACTCCCATCTGATTGAGCACCTGAAGCGACACTTCAGAGAGAAATCCCAAAGAT gtagtgacaaaagaagtaaaaatacaaaattgaatGTTAAGAAAATTTCAGAATTTTCTGAAGCAGACACGGAACTATCTGGAAGGATACAAAAAAATGCTTCTCAAGTTCAAGATTTTGGAGAAGACAAGTTGGATAGAAAGCAGGGAATTCCCATGAAAGAGATACTAGGACAACCCTCTTCAAAGAGGATAAATTTCAATGAAGTCACATATGTCAACAAAAAATCCACAGGAGAGAGACCACATAAATGTAATGAATGTGgaaaaagctttattcagagtgcCCATCTTATTCAACATCAGCGAATACATACTGGGGAGAAACCATTTAGGTGTGATGAGTGTGGGAAAAGCTATAATCAACGCGTGCACCTAACTCAACATCAGCGAGTCCATACTGGTGAAAAACCCTATACCTGTCATTTATGTGGGAAAGCATTTAGAGTGAGGTCCCATCTTGTTCAGCATCAGAGTGTGCACAGTGGAGAGAGACCCTTTAAATGTaatgagtgtgggaaaggctttgggAGGCGTTCACACCTGGCTGGGCATCTTAGACTTCACTCTAGAGAGAAATCCCATCAGTGCCATGAATGTGGAGAAATCTTTTTTCAGTACGTTAGCCTCATTGAACATCAAGTGCTCCACATgggtcagaaaaatgaaaaaaatggcaTTTGCGAGGAAGCATATAGTTGGAATTTAACAGTGATTGAAGATAAGAAGATTGAGTTACAAGAGCAGCCTTATAAGTGTGATatatgtggcaaagcctttaattTTAGTTCTGACCTTATTCAGCATTATAGAACTCATACTGTAGAGAAAACctgtaaatgtgatatatgtaGAGAAAATGTTGGCCAGTGTTCCCACATAAAGCAACGTCAAAAACCCTATTCCAACATGAAATCCCATCAGTGTAATGAATGTGGCAGAGGCTTTACTCTGAAGGCGCATCTTAATCAACATCAGAGAATCCACACTGGTGAGAAACCCTTTCAATGTAAAGAATGTGGAATGAGTTTCACTTGGAGTTGTAGTCTCTTCAAACATCTGAGAAGTCACGAGAGGACAGATTCCATAACTACCTTAAGTGTATAG
- the ZKSCAN5 gene encoding zinc finger protein with KRAB and SCAN domains 5 isoform X1 — translation MIMTESGEVIDLDPPAETSQEQEDLLIVKVEEEDCTWMQEYNPPVFETFYQRFKHFQYHEASGPREALSQLRVLCCEWLRPELHTKEQILELLVLEQFLTILPEEFQTWVREHHPESGEEAVAVVENIQRELEERRQQIVACPEALSQKMVPPGALQESFSHQLLSLDPQPEQEPQKPHLLEENALPALQVSSLPLKDSQELTTSLLSAGSQKLVKIEDMADVAVSFILEEWEHLDQSQKSLYRDGRKENYESITSMDYESRNDNMELIVKQISDEANSHWMTSGNTERNVPQSQEFVEVSDLHGMVERWQVNPSVGTSRQNPSQKRDLGAITDINHKQNTNAERGHKCNDCGKFFLQASNFIQHRRIHTGEKPFKCGECGKSYNQRVHLTQHQRVHTGEKPYKCQVCGKAFRVSSHLVQHHSVHSGEKPYGCTECGKNFGRHSHLIEHLKRHFREKSQRCSDKRSKNTKLNVKKISEFSEADTELSGRIQKNASQVQDFGEDKLDRKQGIPMKEILGQPSSKRINFNEVTYVNKKSTGERPHKCNECGKSFIQSAHLIQHQRIHTGEKPFRCDECGKSYNQRVHLTQHQRVHTGEKPYTCHLCGKAFRVRSHLVQHQSVHSGERPFKCNECGKGFGRRSHLAGHLRLHSREKSHQCHECGEIFFQYVSLIEHQVLHMGQKNEKNGICEEAYSWNLTVIEDKKIELQEQPYKCDICGKAFNFSSDLIQHYRTHTVEKTCKCDICRENVGQCSHIKQRQKPYSNMKSHQCNECGRGFTLKAHLNQHQRIHTGEKPFQCKECGMSFTWSCSLFKHLRSHERTDSITTLSV, via the exons ATGATAATGACAGAATCTGGGGAAGTTATAGACTTGGATCCTCCAGCTGAGACTTCACAAGAGCAAGAAGACCTTCTTATAGTGAAGGTGGAAGAAGAAGACTGCACCTGGATGCAGGAGTACAATCCACCAGTGTTTGAGACTTTTTACCAGCGCTTCAAGCACTTCCAGTACCATGAGGCATCAGGCCCCCGGGAGGCACTCAGCCAGCTCCGGGTGCTCTGCTGTGAGTGGCTGAGACCCGAGTTGCACACCAAGGAGCAGATCCTGGAGCTGCTGGTGCTGGAGCAGTTCCTGACCATCCTTCCTGAGGAGTTCCAGACCTGGGTGAGAGAACATCATCCAGAAAGTGGAGAAGAGGCTGTGGCTGTGGTAGAAAATATACAGCGGGAACTAGAGGAGCGCAGACAACAG ATTGTGGCGTGTCCTGAAGCCCTTTCTCAGAAGATGGTGCCACCAGGAGCTCTGCAGGAGTCCTTCAGTCACCAGCTCCTGTCTCTGGACCCCCAGCCTGAACAAGAGCCACAGAAGCCTCATCTTCTGGAGGAAAATG CCCTTCCTGCTCTCCaagtttcttcccttcccttgaaGGACAGCCAGGAGCTGACAACCTCACTTCTTTCAGCTGGGTCCCAG AAGTTGGTGAAAATTGAAGATATGGCTGATGTAGCTGTTTCCTTCATCCTGGAGGAATGGGAACATTTGGACCAGTCCCAGAAGTCTCTCTATAGGGATGGCAGGAAGGAGAATTATGAGAGTATTACCTCCATGG ATTATGAGTCCAGGAATGACAATATGGAACTCATAGTAAAGCAGATTTCTGATGAAGCCAACTCGCACTGGATGACATCGGGAAACACTGAAAGAAATGTTCCCCAAAGTCAAGAGTTTGTAGAAGTTAGTGACCTTCATGGCATGGTAGAAAGGTGGCAGGTAAACCCCAGTGTGGGGACATCAAGGCAGAACCCTTCCCAAAAAAGAGATCTTGGTGCTATCACGGACATTAACCATAAGCAAAACACAAATGCCGAGAGAGGTCACAAATGTAATGATTGCGGCAAATTTTTCCTTCAAGCTTCAAACTTTATTCAACATCGGCGAATCCACACCGGAGAAAAACCGTTTAAGTGTGGTGAATGTGGGAAAAGCTATAATCAGCGTGTGCACCTTACTCAGCATCAGCGAGTCCACACTGGTGAGAAACCCTATAAATGCCAGGTGTGTGGAAAAGCCTTCCGTGTGAGCTCCCACCTTGTCCAGCATCACAGTGTGCACagtggagagaaaccctatggaTGTACCGAATGTGGTAAAAACTTTGGTCGCCACTCCCATCTGATTGAGCACCTGAAGCGACACTTCAGAGAGAAATCCCAAAGAT gtagtgacaaaagaagtaaaaatacaaaattgaatGTTAAGAAAATTTCAGAATTTTCTGAAGCAGACACGGAACTATCTGGAAGGATACAAAAAAATGCTTCTCAAGTTCAAGATTTTGGAGAAGACAAGTTGGATAGAAAGCAGGGAATTCCCATGAAAGAGATACTAGGACAACCCTCTTCAAAGAGGATAAATTTCAATGAAGTCACATATGTCAACAAAAAATCCACAGGAGAGAGACCACATAAATGTAATGAATGTGgaaaaagctttattcagagtgcCCATCTTATTCAACATCAGCGAATACATACTGGGGAGAAACCATTTAGGTGTGATGAGTGTGGGAAAAGCTATAATCAACGCGTGCACCTAACTCAACATCAGCGAGTCCATACTGGTGAAAAACCCTATACCTGTCATTTATGTGGGAAAGCATTTAGAGTGAGGTCCCATCTTGTTCAGCATCAGAGTGTGCACAGTGGAGAGAGACCCTTTAAATGTaatgagtgtgggaaaggctttgggAGGCGTTCACACCTGGCTGGGCATCTTAGACTTCACTCTAGAGAGAAATCCCATCAGTGCCATGAATGTGGAGAAATCTTTTTTCAGTACGTTAGCCTCATTGAACATCAAGTGCTCCACATgggtcagaaaaatgaaaaaaatggcaTTTGCGAGGAAGCATATAGTTGGAATTTAACAGTGATTGAAGATAAGAAGATTGAGTTACAAGAGCAGCCTTATAAGTGTGATatatgtggcaaagcctttaattTTAGTTCTGACCTTATTCAGCATTATAGAACTCATACTGTAGAGAAAACctgtaaatgtgatatatgtaGAGAAAATGTTGGCCAGTGTTCCCACATAAAGCAACGTCAAAAACCCTATTCCAACATGAAATCCCATCAGTGTAATGAATGTGGCAGAGGCTTTACTCTGAAGGCGCATCTTAATCAACATCAGAGAATCCACACTGGTGAGAAACCCTTTCAATGTAAAGAATGTGGAATGAGTTTCACTTGGAGTTGTAGTCTCTTCAAACATCTGAGAAGTCACGAGAGGACAGATTCCATAACTACCTTAAGTGTATAG
- the ZKSCAN5 gene encoding zinc finger protein with KRAB and SCAN domains 5 isoform X3, which yields MIMTESGEVIDLDPPAETSQEQEDLLIVKVEEEDCTWMQEYNPPVFETFYQRFKHFQYHEASGPREALSQLRVLCCEWLRPELHTKEQILELLVLEQFLTILPEEFQTWVREHHPESGEEAVAVVENIQRELEERRQQIVACPEALSQKMVPPGALQESFSHQLLSLDPQPEQEPQKPHLLEENDYESRNDNMELIVKQISDEANSHWMTSGNTERNVPQSQEFVEVSDLHGMVERWQVNPSVGTSRQNPSQKRDLGAITDINHKQNTNAERGHKCNDCGKFFLQASNFIQHRRIHTGEKPFKCGECGKSYNQRVHLTQHQRVHTGEKPYKCQVCGKAFRVSSHLVQHHSVHSGEKPYGCTECGKNFGRHSHLIEHLKRHFREKSQRCSDKRSKNTKLNVKKISEFSEADTELSGRIQKNASQVQDFGEDKLDRKQGIPMKEILGQPSSKRINFNEVTYVNKKSTGERPHKCNECGKSFIQSAHLIQHQRIHTGEKPFRCDECGKSYNQRVHLTQHQRVHTGEKPYTCHLCGKAFRVRSHLVQHQSVHSGERPFKCNECGKGFGRRSHLAGHLRLHSREKSHQCHECGEIFFQYVSLIEHQVLHMGQKNEKNGICEEAYSWNLTVIEDKKIELQEQPYKCDICGKAFNFSSDLIQHYRTHTVEKTCKCDICRENVGQCSHIKQRQKPYSNMKSHQCNECGRGFTLKAHLNQHQRIHTGEKPFQCKECGMSFTWSCSLFKHLRSHERTDSITTLSV from the exons ATGATAATGACAGAATCTGGGGAAGTTATAGACTTGGATCCTCCAGCTGAGACTTCACAAGAGCAAGAAGACCTTCTTATAGTGAAGGTGGAAGAAGAAGACTGCACCTGGATGCAGGAGTACAATCCACCAGTGTTTGAGACTTTTTACCAGCGCTTCAAGCACTTCCAGTACCATGAGGCATCAGGCCCCCGGGAGGCACTCAGCCAGCTCCGGGTGCTCTGCTGTGAGTGGCTGAGACCCGAGTTGCACACCAAGGAGCAGATCCTGGAGCTGCTGGTGCTGGAGCAGTTCCTGACCATCCTTCCTGAGGAGTTCCAGACCTGGGTGAGAGAACATCATCCAGAAAGTGGAGAAGAGGCTGTGGCTGTGGTAGAAAATATACAGCGGGAACTAGAGGAGCGCAGACAACAG ATTGTGGCGTGTCCTGAAGCCCTTTCTCAGAAGATGGTGCCACCAGGAGCTCTGCAGGAGTCCTTCAGTCACCAGCTCCTGTCTCTGGACCCCCAGCCTGAACAAGAGCCACAGAAGCCTCATCTTCTGGAGGAAAATG ATTATGAGTCCAGGAATGACAATATGGAACTCATAGTAAAGCAGATTTCTGATGAAGCCAACTCGCACTGGATGACATCGGGAAACACTGAAAGAAATGTTCCCCAAAGTCAAGAGTTTGTAGAAGTTAGTGACCTTCATGGCATGGTAGAAAGGTGGCAGGTAAACCCCAGTGTGGGGACATCAAGGCAGAACCCTTCCCAAAAAAGAGATCTTGGTGCTATCACGGACATTAACCATAAGCAAAACACAAATGCCGAGAGAGGTCACAAATGTAATGATTGCGGCAAATTTTTCCTTCAAGCTTCAAACTTTATTCAACATCGGCGAATCCACACCGGAGAAAAACCGTTTAAGTGTGGTGAATGTGGGAAAAGCTATAATCAGCGTGTGCACCTTACTCAGCATCAGCGAGTCCACACTGGTGAGAAACCCTATAAATGCCAGGTGTGTGGAAAAGCCTTCCGTGTGAGCTCCCACCTTGTCCAGCATCACAGTGTGCACagtggagagaaaccctatggaTGTACCGAATGTGGTAAAAACTTTGGTCGCCACTCCCATCTGATTGAGCACCTGAAGCGACACTTCAGAGAGAAATCCCAAAGAT gtagtgacaaaagaagtaaaaatacaaaattgaatGTTAAGAAAATTTCAGAATTTTCTGAAGCAGACACGGAACTATCTGGAAGGATACAAAAAAATGCTTCTCAAGTTCAAGATTTTGGAGAAGACAAGTTGGATAGAAAGCAGGGAATTCCCATGAAAGAGATACTAGGACAACCCTCTTCAAAGAGGATAAATTTCAATGAAGTCACATATGTCAACAAAAAATCCACAGGAGAGAGACCACATAAATGTAATGAATGTGgaaaaagctttattcagagtgcCCATCTTATTCAACATCAGCGAATACATACTGGGGAGAAACCATTTAGGTGTGATGAGTGTGGGAAAAGCTATAATCAACGCGTGCACCTAACTCAACATCAGCGAGTCCATACTGGTGAAAAACCCTATACCTGTCATTTATGTGGGAAAGCATTTAGAGTGAGGTCCCATCTTGTTCAGCATCAGAGTGTGCACAGTGGAGAGAGACCCTTTAAATGTaatgagtgtgggaaaggctttgggAGGCGTTCACACCTGGCTGGGCATCTTAGACTTCACTCTAGAGAGAAATCCCATCAGTGCCATGAATGTGGAGAAATCTTTTTTCAGTACGTTAGCCTCATTGAACATCAAGTGCTCCACATgggtcagaaaaatgaaaaaaatggcaTTTGCGAGGAAGCATATAGTTGGAATTTAACAGTGATTGAAGATAAGAAGATTGAGTTACAAGAGCAGCCTTATAAGTGTGATatatgtggcaaagcctttaattTTAGTTCTGACCTTATTCAGCATTATAGAACTCATACTGTAGAGAAAACctgtaaatgtgatatatgtaGAGAAAATGTTGGCCAGTGTTCCCACATAAAGCAACGTCAAAAACCCTATTCCAACATGAAATCCCATCAGTGTAATGAATGTGGCAGAGGCTTTACTCTGAAGGCGCATCTTAATCAACATCAGAGAATCCACACTGGTGAGAAACCCTTTCAATGTAAAGAATGTGGAATGAGTTTCACTTGGAGTTGTAGTCTCTTCAAACATCTGAGAAGTCACGAGAGGACAGATTCCATAACTACCTTAAGTGTATAG
- the ZKSCAN5 gene encoding zinc finger protein with KRAB and SCAN domains 5 isoform X4 yields MVPPGALQESFSHQLLSLDPQPEQEPQKPHLLEENALPALQVSSLPLKDSQELTTSLLSAGSQKLVKIEDMADVAVSFILEEWEHLDQSQKSLYRDGRKENYESITSMDYESRNDNMELIVKQISDEANSHWMTSGNTERNVPQSQEFVEVSDLHGMVERWQVNPSVGTSRQNPSQKRDLGAITDINHKQNTNAERGHKCNDCGKFFLQASNFIQHRRIHTGEKPFKCGECGKSYNQRVHLTQHQRVHTGEKPYKCQVCGKAFRVSSHLVQHHSVHSGEKPYGCTECGKNFGRHSHLIEHLKRHFREKSQRCSDKRSKNTKLNVKKISEFSEADTELSGRIQKNASQVQDFGEDKLDRKQGIPMKEILGQPSSKRINFNEVTYVNKKSTGERPHKCNECGKSFIQSAHLIQHQRIHTGEKPFRCDECGKSYNQRVHLTQHQRVHTGEKPYTCHLCGKAFRVRSHLVQHQSVHSGERPFKCNECGKGFGRRSHLAGHLRLHSREKSHQCHECGEIFFQYVSLIEHQVLHMGQKNEKNGICEEAYSWNLTVIEDKKIELQEQPYKCDICGKAFNFSSDLIQHYRTHTVEKTCKCDICRENVGQCSHIKQRQKPYSNMKSHQCNECGRGFTLKAHLNQHQRIHTGEKPFQCKECGMSFTWSCSLFKHLRSHERTDSITTLSV; encoded by the exons ATGGTGCCACCAGGAGCTCTGCAGGAGTCCTTCAGTCACCAGCTCCTGTCTCTGGACCCCCAGCCTGAACAAGAGCCACAGAAGCCTCATCTTCTGGAGGAAAATG CCCTTCCTGCTCTCCaagtttcttcccttcccttgaaGGACAGCCAGGAGCTGACAACCTCACTTCTTTCAGCTGGGTCCCAG AAGTTGGTGAAAATTGAAGATATGGCTGATGTAGCTGTTTCCTTCATCCTGGAGGAATGGGAACATTTGGACCAGTCCCAGAAGTCTCTCTATAGGGATGGCAGGAAGGAGAATTATGAGAGTATTACCTCCATGG ATTATGAGTCCAGGAATGACAATATGGAACTCATAGTAAAGCAGATTTCTGATGAAGCCAACTCGCACTGGATGACATCGGGAAACACTGAAAGAAATGTTCCCCAAAGTCAAGAGTTTGTAGAAGTTAGTGACCTTCATGGCATGGTAGAAAGGTGGCAGGTAAACCCCAGTGTGGGGACATCAAGGCAGAACCCTTCCCAAAAAAGAGATCTTGGTGCTATCACGGACATTAACCATAAGCAAAACACAAATGCCGAGAGAGGTCACAAATGTAATGATTGCGGCAAATTTTTCCTTCAAGCTTCAAACTTTATTCAACATCGGCGAATCCACACCGGAGAAAAACCGTTTAAGTGTGGTGAATGTGGGAAAAGCTATAATCAGCGTGTGCACCTTACTCAGCATCAGCGAGTCCACACTGGTGAGAAACCCTATAAATGCCAGGTGTGTGGAAAAGCCTTCCGTGTGAGCTCCCACCTTGTCCAGCATCACAGTGTGCACagtggagagaaaccctatggaTGTACCGAATGTGGTAAAAACTTTGGTCGCCACTCCCATCTGATTGAGCACCTGAAGCGACACTTCAGAGAGAAATCCCAAAGAT gtagtgacaaaagaagtaaaaatacaaaattgaatGTTAAGAAAATTTCAGAATTTTCTGAAGCAGACACGGAACTATCTGGAAGGATACAAAAAAATGCTTCTCAAGTTCAAGATTTTGGAGAAGACAAGTTGGATAGAAAGCAGGGAATTCCCATGAAAGAGATACTAGGACAACCCTCTTCAAAGAGGATAAATTTCAATGAAGTCACATATGTCAACAAAAAATCCACAGGAGAGAGACCACATAAATGTAATGAATGTGgaaaaagctttattcagagtgcCCATCTTATTCAACATCAGCGAATACATACTGGGGAGAAACCATTTAGGTGTGATGAGTGTGGGAAAAGCTATAATCAACGCGTGCACCTAACTCAACATCAGCGAGTCCATACTGGTGAAAAACCCTATACCTGTCATTTATGTGGGAAAGCATTTAGAGTGAGGTCCCATCTTGTTCAGCATCAGAGTGTGCACAGTGGAGAGAGACCCTTTAAATGTaatgagtgtgggaaaggctttgggAGGCGTTCACACCTGGCTGGGCATCTTAGACTTCACTCTAGAGAGAAATCCCATCAGTGCCATGAATGTGGAGAAATCTTTTTTCAGTACGTTAGCCTCATTGAACATCAAGTGCTCCACATgggtcagaaaaatgaaaaaaatggcaTTTGCGAGGAAGCATATAGTTGGAATTTAACAGTGATTGAAGATAAGAAGATTGAGTTACAAGAGCAGCCTTATAAGTGTGATatatgtggcaaagcctttaattTTAGTTCTGACCTTATTCAGCATTATAGAACTCATACTGTAGAGAAAACctgtaaatgtgatatatgtaGAGAAAATGTTGGCCAGTGTTCCCACATAAAGCAACGTCAAAAACCCTATTCCAACATGAAATCCCATCAGTGTAATGAATGTGGCAGAGGCTTTACTCTGAAGGCGCATCTTAATCAACATCAGAGAATCCACACTGGTGAGAAACCCTTTCAATGTAAAGAATGTGGAATGAGTTTCACTTGGAGTTGTAGTCTCTTCAAACATCTGAGAAGTCACGAGAGGACAGATTCCATAACTACCTTAAGTGTATAG
- the ZKSCAN5 gene encoding zinc finger protein with KRAB and SCAN domains 5 isoform X5: MELIVKQISDEANSHWMTSGNTERNVPQSQEFVEVSDLHGMVERWQVNPSVGTSRQNPSQKRDLGAITDINHKQNTNAERGHKCNDCGKFFLQASNFIQHRRIHTGEKPFKCGECGKSYNQRVHLTQHQRVHTGEKPYKCQVCGKAFRVSSHLVQHHSVHSGEKPYGCTECGKNFGRHSHLIEHLKRHFREKSQRCSDKRSKNTKLNVKKISEFSEADTELSGRIQKNASQVQDFGEDKLDRKQGIPMKEILGQPSSKRINFNEVTYVNKKSTGERPHKCNECGKSFIQSAHLIQHQRIHTGEKPFRCDECGKSYNQRVHLTQHQRVHTGEKPYTCHLCGKAFRVRSHLVQHQSVHSGERPFKCNECGKGFGRRSHLAGHLRLHSREKSHQCHECGEIFFQYVSLIEHQVLHMGQKNEKNGICEEAYSWNLTVIEDKKIELQEQPYKCDICGKAFNFSSDLIQHYRTHTVEKTCKCDICRENVGQCSHIKQRQKPYSNMKSHQCNECGRGFTLKAHLNQHQRIHTGEKPFQCKECGMSFTWSCSLFKHLRSHERTDSITTLSV; encoded by the exons ATGGAACTCATAGTAAAGCAGATTTCTGATGAAGCCAACTCGCACTGGATGACATCGGGAAACACTGAAAGAAATGTTCCCCAAAGTCAAGAGTTTGTAGAAGTTAGTGACCTTCATGGCATGGTAGAAAGGTGGCAGGTAAACCCCAGTGTGGGGACATCAAGGCAGAACCCTTCCCAAAAAAGAGATCTTGGTGCTATCACGGACATTAACCATAAGCAAAACACAAATGCCGAGAGAGGTCACAAATGTAATGATTGCGGCAAATTTTTCCTTCAAGCTTCAAACTTTATTCAACATCGGCGAATCCACACCGGAGAAAAACCGTTTAAGTGTGGTGAATGTGGGAAAAGCTATAATCAGCGTGTGCACCTTACTCAGCATCAGCGAGTCCACACTGGTGAGAAACCCTATAAATGCCAGGTGTGTGGAAAAGCCTTCCGTGTGAGCTCCCACCTTGTCCAGCATCACAGTGTGCACagtggagagaaaccctatggaTGTACCGAATGTGGTAAAAACTTTGGTCGCCACTCCCATCTGATTGAGCACCTGAAGCGACACTTCAGAGAGAAATCCCAAAGAT gtagtgacaaaagaagtaaaaatacaaaattgaatGTTAAGAAAATTTCAGAATTTTCTGAAGCAGACACGGAACTATCTGGAAGGATACAAAAAAATGCTTCTCAAGTTCAAGATTTTGGAGAAGACAAGTTGGATAGAAAGCAGGGAATTCCCATGAAAGAGATACTAGGACAACCCTCTTCAAAGAGGATAAATTTCAATGAAGTCACATATGTCAACAAAAAATCCACAGGAGAGAGACCACATAAATGTAATGAATGTGgaaaaagctttattcagagtgcCCATCTTATTCAACATCAGCGAATACATACTGGGGAGAAACCATTTAGGTGTGATGAGTGTGGGAAAAGCTATAATCAACGCGTGCACCTAACTCAACATCAGCGAGTCCATACTGGTGAAAAACCCTATACCTGTCATTTATGTGGGAAAGCATTTAGAGTGAGGTCCCATCTTGTTCAGCATCAGAGTGTGCACAGTGGAGAGAGACCCTTTAAATGTaatgagtgtgggaaaggctttgggAGGCGTTCACACCTGGCTGGGCATCTTAGACTTCACTCTAGAGAGAAATCCCATCAGTGCCATGAATGTGGAGAAATCTTTTTTCAGTACGTTAGCCTCATTGAACATCAAGTGCTCCACATgggtcagaaaaatgaaaaaaatggcaTTTGCGAGGAAGCATATAGTTGGAATTTAACAGTGATTGAAGATAAGAAGATTGAGTTACAAGAGCAGCCTTATAAGTGTGATatatgtggcaaagcctttaattTTAGTTCTGACCTTATTCAGCATTATAGAACTCATACTGTAGAGAAAACctgtaaatgtgatatatgtaGAGAAAATGTTGGCCAGTGTTCCCACATAAAGCAACGTCAAAAACCCTATTCCAACATGAAATCCCATCAGTGTAATGAATGTGGCAGAGGCTTTACTCTGAAGGCGCATCTTAATCAACATCAGAGAATCCACACTGGTGAGAAACCCTTTCAATGTAAAGAATGTGGAATGAGTTTCACTTGGAGTTGTAGTCTCTTCAAACATCTGAGAAGTCACGAGAGGACAGATTCCATAACTACCTTAAGTGTATAG